A segment of the Pseudoalteromonas sp. DL-6 genome:
TACTTACGCTACCATCGGTTAAAAATACAACTTGGCGTACAAACCCTTCAAACTGCGTACCATCGAGTACTGCATCAAGTGCGCCTTTTATTTCAGTTCCGCCATCGGCTTGTAAGTTATAAATAAAACGCTCTGCGCGACGTAAATTAAAGTCACTGGCAATTAATGGGGTTTCACTCATGGCTGCAACCTCATTATTAAAACTGACAATATTGAAGCTATCATCACTATCTAATAATGATAATGCGTAAAACAGCGCTTTTTTAGCTTGTTCAATAGACTGCCCATGCATAGATCCCGAGGTATCAACTACAAACACCATTTCACGCGGTAAACGCTGAGATTGAGTAAAGCTATCGCTTGGCGGCATTAGCATTGCTAACGCATACTGCTCACCATTTTGTGCTTGCTGAGTAAAAAGTGCAGCTTGCGCTTGCGCTATTTGTAGTGGCTTAAACTCAAGTACAAAGTCTCTATTTATGGCTTGCTGTGGTTTTAGCACAATGCTGTATTGCCCAAATGCAGGGTTTTCAATATTAACTTGATGGTACTTAGCGTTTATATCAACCAATTCTAAGCCTATATCCATGTTAATTGTTAAGCTTAAATCGCTGGCATTTGTCGCCTCATTGGTTTGTTTTGTGTAAACAGGGCTTAACCAACCCTGTGGAGTGAACGAAGGTGCATTAGCGCTTTTTATCGCATGTGTATCTTGTTCATCGTTAACTTCCCCTGTTATTGCATGATAGCGTGGCGTAATTGTAGTTGGAAAATGAATCGCAAAGGTTCCGTGTTGGTAATCAATAATCTCTTGATACTCAAGCGTTATAACTATTTCTTCTCCTGGCCCTACATTTGCCACATTTGTAATAAACATATTTGCACGCTGCTGTCGCAGCAATGAAGCTTGTTTGCCTGCTTTTTTGGCAGCTTGGTACTGTTTTTCAGCTTGGCGTTTTTTTGCTATTTTACCTTTGATAACTCGCTCGCCAATGCGCATGGTCATTGCTTGCACGGCGCTTTCATCGGGTAAAGGAAATACATAACGTGCATTTACGGCAAAAGGGTTTTCATTTATGTAGTGCTGCGTTACTACAACATGATTAATTAGCCCTGTTAGGGTCATTTTTGCATCGCTTTTTAAAATAACCCCAGGGTTAACCGCCACTCCTTGGCTATCAAACAAAGATAGTTTTGGCGACTGTGCATGGCTTTTAAAGCTGGCCAAAAGCACGATAATAATAAAAATAAAAAGGCTTACCTTGGTAAGCACTTTGGTGGGTTTACTCAACATAAATCACTCCATCGAACGCCTTGCGATTAATTGCTTGCTGTTTGATCAGTCGTTTGATTAAGCGCACGGGTAGTGAGAGTAACGCGTCTGTCAAAAAAGTTATCTTCAAGGGTGTTACTATTTGCTATGCTTTGTTGCTCGCCAAATGCTTGTGCGCTTAAACGTGTATGGCTTACACCTTGTTTAATTAAGTAACTTTGTACGGCGTTTACTCTGGCTTTTGAAAGTAATAAGTTTGCTTGCTCTGCACCACGCTGATCGGCAAAGCCACTTAAATCGAGCGCGAGTTGCGGTTGGCTTTTTAATAACGCTACCAATTGATCAAGCTGCTTGGCAAAATGAGGAGCAATATCGCTAGATCCAGTTTTAAATTGCACCGTCATTGCCAATAAATTATTAAGCTGCGATTGAGTTAATTGCTCATTTTGTTGCGCCAGCAGTTCAAGTTGCGCCTCTAGGTGACTGTTATGATTAAGTACATGCTGGTAGTCGTTGGTTTTCTCTGCCATTACAATTAAAGCTTGCTGCTGCTCAGCAATGGTTTGCTCAGCTACCTTGGCATCGCCAATCAAACCACCAGCAAATGCGCCTACAAACGCGCCGATTGGCCCACCAACAACACCACCAATAATGGCACCAGTGCTCAGGCCAACAATTGTTTCTTTTTTTGCTTCTTTTGATGGGGTATCCGCAGCAAATACTGGCGTACAAAAAGTGCTAACAAGTGTGAGTGCGATTAATGTTTTCTTCATGATCTATTCCTTACTATTAATAATGGTTGGCAAGCTATTGGTTGGCACTTGCGTTGTATTGGTAATTTCAATAGCTGTATTAAAACACCATGAAGTGGCAATAAAGGGGAGTAAAAATGGCAAACTGCTGAGCAATTGTGGCAAAAAAATGGCAATTGTGTTTTTAACCTTACTTAGCGCAAAAACTTCGCTATAGTGCGCCTAAGTCAATATGAGTAATTAAAAAATGAAAAAAATAGCTATCGTTGAAGATGAAACTGCCATTCGCGAAAACTACATAGAAATGCTGAGCGCTCAAGGCTATCAGGTAAGTGGTTATGAAAACCGCCCTCAAGCAGAAGTAGCTTTTAAAGAAGCACTCCCCGATTTAGCCATTGTTGATATTGGCTTAGGCCATGAAATAGATGGCGGCTTTTTACTGTGCCAAACACTGCGTTCACTTTCTAAAACCTTACCAATTATTTTTTTAACCGCTCGCGACAGCGAAATAGACACCGTATGCGGCCTGCGCATGGGCGCCGATGACTACTTAACCAAAGATATTAGCTTAGCGCATTTAGCCGCGCGTATTGGTGCGTTATTTCGCCGCATGGAAGCATTAGAGCAACCCGCCGATGCCAACGCATTAATAATTCGCGGTCAACTAACACTCGATACGCAACGCATGCAGGTGCTTTGGCAGCAACAGTTGGTTGATTTAACCGTAACTGAGTTTTGGATGCTGCATTCACTCGCCCAACGACCTGGCCATGTTAAAAGCCGTAATGAGTTAATGAGCGATGCTAAAATTTATGTAGATGACAGCACCATTACCTCGCATGTAAAACGCATTCGCAAAAAGTTTATAGCACTCGATAGCCAGTTTGACTGCATTGATACCGTGTATGGCATGGGTTACAGGTGGGAGCAACCCACATGCTGAGATTTGGCCTACGCAGTAAATTTATTCTACTTTCATGCTTTTTGTTTTTGTTGCCATGGTTAGGCTACGAGTACGTATGGGAAATGGAAAAGTTTTTACGCCAAGGCCAAGAAAAAACGCTCGTAGGCACTACACGCGCACTGGCAACAGCCCTGCACGAACGCCCCGCTTTATTTGACGAACAAACCAACTTTTTAGATCAAGTTGTAAAAGGCCGCGATCTCTATGCTTATAATTTAAAAAGCCCAATTCAGCTCGATGGCAAACTCAGCGATTGGGACGCTTACCAATCGCTGTTTTGGCTTTATGATAAACGCTACTTACAAACAGCCAATGATAACCACCAACTGCGCGACTTATCATTTAGCCACATGGTGGGTAAGTTTGATAATTACTTATATGCGCTCTTTAACGTCACTGACGATGCTTTAGTTTACCGTGCCAAAAACAGCCTCAGCATTACCAATAATGACTATGTAAAAATTGGCCTAAAAAACCCTGATGGGCAATTTAATACTTATATTATTGCTCCGCGCCAAGATGGCTGGGTCAACGCATTTGATGCCAACAGTAAAATGCCTTTTACTAAAATTCAGGGTTTCTTTAAAAAAACTGAAACAGGTTACAACCTTGAGCTGCGCTTTCCTTTGAGTATGCTTGGCAATAAACTGGGATTTGCCATTGCCGATGTTGATAGTAAACAACCAAACCAAACCCCTAGTATTATGTCTACATCGAACTTAAATAACCCGAATGATTTAGGTTCGGTACTGGTGCCCTCCCCTGAAATAAACCGTATATTAAAAGGCATGGGACACAGCGGCAGTCGCATATGGGTGGTCGATAATCATCACCGTGTATTAGCGCAATCGGGCAGTATTCAAAATGCCGATGGCGTATGGGCCGATGGGCTAAAAAATCAAGCGCCAAAAACTGCGTGGCAGCGCTTTGAACAGGCCTATTTACATCCTTTGTATTATAAAATTTTAACGCGTCCTGAAGATGAATTTATAGATACCTTACACGATGTAGCTTCAATGCAAGGCGCTCACTTAGCCAAAGCACTGAAAGGCCAACCGGCCTCGTCTTGGCGACTCACCCCCGACAATAAAGCGGTGATATTATCGGCTGCGTATCCTATTTGGATCGAGGATAAAGTTATTGGGGCAGTTATAGCTGAAGAAACCACCAATGGCGTGCGTACACTGCGTAATAAATCGCTGGAAAAACTATTTAATGTGATTTTAGCGGTCATGTTAATTGGCACAGTCACTTTGTTCTTTTTTGCTTCGCGTATATCGAGCCGTATTAGGCGACTACGCGATACAGCAGAGCAAGCCATTGATGCGCAAGGGCGAGTAACAGGCCATATAAATTACAGCGATGCCAATGACGAAATTGGCGATTTATCGCGTAGCTTTTCAAATATAGTGAG
Coding sequences within it:
- the pdsS gene encoding proteobacterial dedicated sortase system histidine kinase, whose translation is MLRFGLRSKFILLSCFLFLLPWLGYEYVWEMEKFLRQGQEKTLVGTTRALATALHERPALFDEQTNFLDQVVKGRDLYAYNLKSPIQLDGKLSDWDAYQSLFWLYDKRYLQTANDNHQLRDLSFSHMVGKFDNYLYALFNVTDDALVYRAKNSLSITNNDYVKIGLKNPDGQFNTYIIAPRQDGWVNAFDANSKMPFTKIQGFFKKTETGYNLELRFPLSMLGNKLGFAIADVDSKQPNQTPSIMSTSNLNNPNDLGSVLVPSPEINRILKGMGHSGSRIWVVDNHHRVLAQSGSIQNADGVWADGLKNQAPKTAWQRFEQAYLHPLYYKILTRPEDEFIDTLHDVASMQGAHLAKALKGQPASSWRLTPDNKAVILSAAYPIWIEDKVIGAVIAEETTNGVRTLRNKSLEKLFNVILAVMLIGTVTLFFFASRISSRIRRLRDTAEQAIDAQGRVTGHINYSDANDEIGDLSRSFSNIVSRLGGYTDYLENMSSRLSHELRTPVAVVRSSLENLQSLQQSELSQKYLERASEGVERLGKIITTMSEATRLEQSIQSNEPEQFDLQKVISGCMQGYQLTYPNQLFTLNICQSTLLMQGAPEFIAQLLDKLINNALEFSEANTAIEVSLKQNENKATLTVSNTGTLLPEGLTEHIFDSMVSVRSQQMQQQPHLGLGLYIVRLVCDYHKGTVTAHNNEQGNGVTFTVSLPLAN
- a CDS encoding marine proteobacterial sortase target protein codes for the protein MLSKPTKVLTKVSLFIFIIIVLLASFKSHAQSPKLSLFDSQGVAVNPGVILKSDAKMTLTGLINHVVVTQHYINENPFAVNARYVFPLPDESAVQAMTMRIGERVIKGKIAKKRQAEKQYQAAKKAGKQASLLRQQRANMFITNVANVGPGEEIVITLEYQEIIDYQHGTFAIHFPTTITPRYHAITGEVNDEQDTHAIKSANAPSFTPQGWLSPVYTKQTNEATNASDLSLTINMDIGLELVDINAKYHQVNIENPAFGQYSIVLKPQQAINRDFVLEFKPLQIAQAQAALFTQQAQNGEQYALAMLMPPSDSFTQSQRLPREMVFVVDTSGSMHGQSIEQAKKALFYALSLLDSDDSFNIVSFNNEVAAMSETPLIASDFNLRRAERFIYNLQADGGTEIKGALDAVLDGTQFEGFVRQVVFLTDGSVSNEDQLFKHIAYTLGDSRLFTVGIGSAPNRYFMRRAADIGKGTYTFISSAHDVQPKMQQLFDKLAHPAMTNLALTNKNGESLDFWPSPLPDLYFAEPIMVAIKLDNTDAITFTGQTAHGEFKVKLNPQASSKATGIDKLWARQKIKSLLLYNQQSVVKQQVQQLALEHQLLSPFTAFIAIEETTIKEVAKQSTQVANTMPQGMSMRLPQTDGQSKIHIVFGALLLLGGLLLVRRCK
- the pdsR gene encoding proteobacterial dedicated sortase system response regulator encodes the protein MKKIAIVEDETAIRENYIEMLSAQGYQVSGYENRPQAEVAFKEALPDLAIVDIGLGHEIDGGFLLCQTLRSLSKTLPIIFLTARDSEIDTVCGLRMGADDYLTKDISLAHLAARIGALFRRMEALEQPADANALIIRGQLTLDTQRMQVLWQQQLVDLTVTEFWMLHSLAQRPGHVKSRNELMSDAKIYVDDSTITSHVKRIRKKFIALDSQFDCIDTVYGMGYRWEQPTC
- the pdsO gene encoding sortase-associated OmpA-like protein PdsO, whose translation is MKKTLIALTLVSTFCTPVFAADTPSKEAKKETIVGLSTGAIIGGVVGGPIGAFVGAFAGGLIGDAKVAEQTIAEQQQALIVMAEKTNDYQHVLNHNSHLEAQLELLAQQNEQLTQSQLNNLLAMTVQFKTGSSDIAPHFAKQLDQLVALLKSQPQLALDLSGFADQRGAEQANLLLSKARVNAVQSYLIKQGVSHTRLSAQAFGEQQSIANSNTLEDNFFDRRVTLTTRALNQTTDQTASN